From one Methylomonas paludis genomic stretch:
- a CDS encoding CusA/CzcA family heavy metal efflux RND transporter produces the protein MFSQIIQLAIRQRWLVLLAVTAMAVLGLINYRILPIDAVPDITNVQVQINTAAPGYAPLETEQRISYPLETTLAGLPHLQQTRSLSRYGLSQVTAIFADGTDIYFARQLVNQRLQEAKDKLPSGITPILGPISTGLGEIYLWIVQAQDQAKKPDGTPYSAADLREIQDWIIKPQLRNVPGVTDINSLGGYTKQYQIAPLPEKLAAYGLSLTDILTALARNNNNVSAGYIEKRGEQYLIRVPGQVETLNDIGQIILTNVQGLPVRIRDIGSVEIGRELRTGAATENGHEVVLGTVFMLIGQNSRSVAQAVAAKMQEINRSLPPGIQAVSVYDRTVLVDKAISTVRHNLSAGAMLVILILFIFLGNLRAALITALIIPLAMLFTFSGMVAADVSANLMSLGALDFGVIIDGAVVIVETSVRRLAHAQTRLGRQLSKTERYHEIFSAAAEARRALLFGQLIIMVVYLPIFALDGVEGKMFQPMALTVLITLLGAMLLSVTFIPAALALGMSGNISETETLIMRSAKRLYTPLLQQVMRHQATVLYAALIVMLLSGLLVTRLGSEFVPSLNEGDFAIQALRIPGTSLTQSVAMQQQLETALTRQFPEIQRLFARTGTAEIASDPMPPNISDGYIMLKPQEQWPDPSKPRSQLLAEIQQAAQQQPGNIYEFSQPIQLRFNELISGVRSDIAVKVFGDDTAILQHTAAGILEILEKIPGLSELKIEQTSGLPVLTININRAKIARYGLNIADVQETVAIALGGAKAGTLFQGDRRFDIIVRLPEQLRSDLEAIKRLPLTLPEAANNNGQTSFIPLAEVASLDLAPGPNQISRENGKRRIVVSANIRGRDIGSCVAEAQQQLQQLKIPPGYWISWGGQFEHLQSAGQRLQIVVPLALLLVFILLFMVCGNLKDSVLVFSAVPFALTGGLLALWWRDIPLSVPAAVGFIALSGVAVLNGLVMISCIRSLREQGQTLDNAIYTGALTRLRPVLMTALVASLGFVPMALATGTGAEVQRPLATVVIGGILSSTLLTLLLLPIFYGYLHKREE, from the coding sequence ATGTTTAGCCAAATTATTCAACTGGCCATCCGCCAACGCTGGCTGGTATTACTGGCAGTCACAGCCATGGCAGTGCTGGGCCTGATCAATTACCGGATATTACCCATCGACGCCGTACCGGATATCACCAATGTCCAGGTGCAGATCAATACCGCCGCACCGGGTTACGCCCCGCTGGAAACCGAACAGCGCATCAGCTATCCCCTTGAAACCACGCTGGCCGGCCTGCCGCATCTGCAACAAACCCGCTCCCTGTCGCGCTACGGTTTATCCCAGGTCACCGCCATCTTTGCCGACGGTACCGATATATACTTTGCCCGGCAACTGGTCAACCAGCGCCTGCAGGAAGCCAAAGACAAACTGCCCAGCGGCATCACCCCGATTCTGGGACCGATATCCACCGGACTGGGGGAAATCTACTTATGGATAGTCCAGGCCCAGGATCAGGCCAAAAAGCCCGATGGCACGCCCTACAGCGCAGCCGATTTACGCGAAATCCAGGACTGGATCATCAAACCGCAATTGCGTAATGTACCCGGCGTCACCGACATCAACAGCCTGGGCGGTTACACCAAGCAATACCAGATAGCTCCGCTGCCGGAAAAACTCGCCGCCTACGGCCTGAGCCTGACCGATATCCTCACCGCACTGGCCCGCAATAACAATAATGTCAGCGCCGGTTATATCGAAAAACGCGGTGAACAATATTTGATTCGGGTACCCGGCCAAGTAGAAACACTCAACGATATCGGCCAGATTATCCTCACCAACGTCCAGGGCCTGCCGGTGCGGATACGCGACATCGGCAGCGTGGAAATAGGCCGGGAATTACGCACCGGCGCCGCCACTGAAAATGGCCATGAAGTGGTATTAGGCACCGTGTTCATGCTGATCGGCCAAAACAGCCGCAGCGTAGCTCAGGCCGTGGCCGCCAAAATGCAGGAAATCAACCGCAGCCTGCCGCCCGGCATCCAGGCCGTCAGCGTTTACGACCGCACCGTACTGGTTGATAAAGCCATCAGCACCGTGCGCCACAATCTGAGTGCCGGGGCCATGCTGGTGATCCTGATACTATTTATATTTCTGGGTAATTTGCGTGCTGCCCTGATTACCGCCCTGATCATCCCGCTGGCCATGCTGTTTACCTTTAGCGGCATGGTCGCTGCCGATGTCAGCGCCAATCTGATGAGCCTGGGAGCGCTGGACTTTGGCGTGATTATCGACGGTGCCGTAGTGATTGTAGAAACCAGCGTCCGGCGTTTGGCTCACGCCCAAACCCGGCTGGGCCGGCAATTAAGCAAAACCGAGCGCTATCATGAAATATTTAGCGCCGCTGCCGAAGCCAGACGCGCCCTGCTGTTCGGTCAATTAATCATCATGGTGGTTTACTTGCCGATTTTTGCCCTGGACGGCGTGGAAGGCAAAATGTTTCAGCCAATGGCGCTAACTGTTTTGATTACCTTACTGGGCGCAATGCTGCTTTCCGTGACCTTTATTCCCGCCGCACTGGCACTGGGCATGAGCGGCAACATCAGCGAAACCGAAACCCTGATCATGCGCAGCGCCAAACGCCTGTACACCCCACTGCTGCAACAAGTCATGCGGCATCAAGCCACCGTACTCTATGCAGCGCTCATCGTCATGCTATTGTCCGGGCTGCTGGTGACGCGCTTGGGCAGTGAATTTGTGCCCAGTCTCAATGAAGGTGACTTTGCCATCCAGGCTCTACGTATCCCCGGCACCAGTCTGACCCAATCAGTCGCCATGCAGCAACAACTGGAAACCGCCTTAACCCGACAGTTTCCGGAAATACAACGACTGTTTGCCCGCACCGGCACCGCCGAAATAGCCTCAGACCCCATGCCGCCCAATATTTCCGATGGCTATATCATGCTCAAACCCCAGGAACAATGGCCCGACCCCAGCAAACCCAGAAGCCAATTACTGGCCGAAATCCAGCAAGCCGCGCAACAACAGCCCGGCAATATTTATGAATTCTCCCAACCGATCCAGTTACGCTTTAATGAACTGATTTCCGGGGTGCGCAGCGATATCGCCGTCAAAGTATTCGGCGATGATACCGCCATCCTGCAGCACACCGCCGCCGGCATTCTGGAAATTTTAGAAAAAATCCCCGGTCTGTCCGAACTAAAAATAGAACAGACCAGCGGCCTGCCGGTATTGACCATCAATATCAACCGCGCCAAAATCGCCCGCTATGGCCTGAATATCGCTGACGTACAGGAAACCGTGGCCATCGCCCTGGGCGGTGCCAAAGCCGGCACCCTGTTCCAGGGCGACCGGCGCTTTGACATCATCGTACGTCTGCCGGAACAGTTGCGCAGCGATCTGGAAGCCATCAAACGCCTGCCGCTGACCTTGCCGGAGGCGGCAAACAATAACGGCCAGACCAGCTTTATCCCGCTGGCAGAAGTAGCCAGCCTCGATCTGGCACCTGGCCCCAATCAGATCAGCCGCGAAAACGGCAAGCGCCGGATAGTAGTCAGCGCCAATATTCGGGGCCGTGACATCGGCTCCTGCGTCGCAGAGGCCCAGCAACAACTACAGCAGTTAAAAATCCCCCCCGGCTACTGGATCAGCTGGGGCGGCCAGTTCGAACATCTCCAATCAGCCGGCCAGCGCCTGCAAATCGTCGTGCCGCTGGCATTGCTGCTGGTTTTTATCCTGTTATTCATGGTGTGCGGCAACCTCAAAGACAGCGTGCTGGTGTTCAGCGCCGTGCCGTTTGCCCTGACCGGTGGTTTGCTGGCCCTCTGGTGGCGCGACATTCCGCTATCGGTTCCGGCAGCCGTCGGCTTTATTGCCCTGTCCGGGGTAGCGGTACTGAATGGCCTGGTGATGATCAGCTGCATCCGCAGCCTGCGCGAACAAGGCCAAACCCTGGACAACGCCATTTACACCGGCGCCCTGACCCGGCTGCGCCCAGTGCTGATGACAGCCCTGGTAGCATCACTGGGCTTTGTGCCCATGGCCCTGGCCACCGGCACCGGTGCCGAAGTGCAACGCCCACTGGCAACCGTAGTCATCGGCGGCATCCTCTCCTCAACCCTGCTCACCCTATTACTGCTGCCGATATTTTATGGCTATCTGCACAAGCGAGAGGAATAG
- a CDS encoding efflux RND transporter periplasmic adaptor subunit — translation MTKTIFSCQNPWLLRGGLLAAGLTAALLILRLPIPTAGEQPESAAAPAGENHDAIIELSDQQIQAAGISTQIAAPAQLQQIITLPGEIKLNEDKTAHVVPRLAGVVADISVSLGSQVKKGQLLAVIASIALAEQRSELFAAQKRLTLAQAGFARATELWDAGILAKKDYLQAQLSAQEAEIALHNAQQKLLALGSIATVQTSGETINRYEIRAPFDGMVVEKHIALGEAVKEDASIFTLSDLSTVAAEINVPAQDINAVQIGQTVTISTSGFNTTASGQISYIGALMGAQTRTAKTRILVANPQMRWRPGLFISAEIITGSTAAAVTVQADALQTIDGQTVVFVRVPGGFSAQPVSTGQTDGRRVEIISGLQPGSEYAAQGSFIIKSEHGKHAAEHSH, via the coding sequence TTGACCAAAACTATCTTTTCTTGCCAAAACCCGTGGCTGCTGCGTGGCGGCCTGCTGGCAGCCGGCCTGACCGCAGCGCTATTAATCCTACGTCTGCCGATACCAACCGCCGGCGAACAGCCCGAATCCGCTGCGGCCCCTGCCGGCGAGAACCATGATGCCATAATCGAGCTAAGCGACCAGCAAATCCAGGCAGCAGGGATTTCCACCCAAATCGCCGCACCGGCGCAATTGCAACAAATCATCACCCTGCCCGGCGAAATCAAATTAAATGAAGATAAAACCGCCCACGTCGTGCCGCGTCTGGCCGGGGTAGTCGCCGATATTAGCGTCAGCCTGGGCTCGCAAGTCAAAAAAGGCCAGTTACTGGCCGTCATCGCCAGCATTGCCCTGGCCGAACAGCGCAGCGAATTATTCGCCGCCCAAAAGCGCTTAACCTTGGCCCAGGCCGGCTTTGCCCGCGCCACGGAATTGTGGGATGCCGGCATTCTGGCCAAAAAAGACTATTTACAAGCCCAACTCAGCGCCCAGGAAGCCGAAATTGCGCTGCACAACGCTCAACAAAAATTACTGGCATTGGGTTCCATCGCCACCGTACAAACCAGCGGCGAGACCATCAATCGTTATGAAATACGCGCCCCGTTTGACGGCATGGTAGTAGAAAAACATATCGCCCTGGGCGAAGCCGTCAAAGAAGACGCCAGCATCTTCACCCTGTCGGATTTATCCACAGTCGCCGCCGAGATCAACGTACCGGCACAGGACATCAATGCCGTGCAGATTGGCCAAACTGTCACCATCAGCACCAGCGGCTTTAATACCACCGCCTCCGGCCAAATAAGCTATATCGGCGCCTTGATGGGCGCACAAACCCGCACCGCCAAAACCAGGATCCTGGTGGCCAACCCGCAAATGCGCTGGCGTCCCGGTTTATTCATCAGCGCCGAAATCATCACCGGCAGCACAGCCGCAGCGGTAACCGTCCAAGCCGATGCCCTGCAAACCATCGATGGTCAAACCGTGGTATTTGTCCGGGTACCCGGTGGTTTTAGCGCCCAGCCGGTCAGCACCGGCCAGACCGATGGCCGGCGAGTGGAAATCATCTCAGGACTACAACCGGGTAGCGAATACGCCGCACAGGGCAGCTTTATCATCAAATCCGAGCACGGCAAGCACGCTGCCGAGCACAGCCACTAA
- a CDS encoding HAD-IA family hydrolase yields the protein MMTPCLLLFDLGGVLTENATFSQLQQLLPDGEQSIKERWLFSPSVRLFELGEIDAAEFGERFVAEWGLELSVDDFLQAFASWSKGFCPGVRDTLLLLRQSYQIGCLSNSNPLHWQKLSDFGVEFDFALFSHLQGVIKPDREAFVLALRTADLDPCQIFYYDDAPANVRMAAELGMQAFQVEGFASLVQLLERQGLLAS from the coding sequence ATGATGACTCCCTGTTTATTGTTATTTGATTTGGGCGGCGTATTAACCGAAAATGCGACCTTTAGCCAATTGCAGCAATTACTGCCGGATGGTGAGCAGTCCATCAAGGAACGCTGGTTGTTTTCGCCCTCAGTCAGGCTGTTTGAGTTGGGTGAAATTGATGCCGCCGAGTTTGGCGAACGGTTTGTCGCGGAATGGGGGCTGGAATTATCGGTAGATGATTTTCTGCAGGCGTTTGCTTCGTGGTCCAAGGGGTTTTGTCCTGGGGTGCGCGACACGCTGTTGCTGCTTAGACAAAGCTATCAGATCGGTTGTCTAAGCAACTCCAACCCGCTGCATTGGCAAAAATTAAGCGATTTTGGCGTAGAATTCGATTTTGCTTTGTTCTCGCATTTGCAGGGGGTGATCAAACCTGACCGCGAGGCGTTTGTGCTGGCCTTGCGCACCGCCGATCTGGATCCGTGCCAAATTTTTTATTATGACGATGCACCGGCCAATGTGCGGATGGCGGCTGAATTGGGTATGCAGGCTTTTCAGGTTGAAGGCTTTGCCAGTTTGGTGCAACTGCTTGAGCGTCAAGGCTTGCTTGCCAGTTAG
- a CDS encoding type III restriction-modification system endonuclease: MKLKFKKQAFQSHAVAAVVDCFSGQPNTQGIEYRIDPGSNQTTPQTSLFEDAGFRNNALAITATSLLDNIRHIQRQQNLPESVDLVVDKKTGCNINLDIEMETGTGKTYCYIKTLFELNKRYGWSKYIIVVPSIAIREGVYKSLQITAEHFLEEYGKKARFFIYNSKQLHNLESFSADAGINVMIINVQAFNATGRDNRRIYDELDDFQSRKPIDVIAANRPILILDEPQKMAGLKTLESFRNFQALMILRYSATHKTEYHKVYRLDALDAYQQKLVKKIAVRGIAVKNLAGTHAYLYLGSIDISSSKPPVVKLELEIKLSSGIKRVVRKLNKGDNLFDLSGGLDQYKGYVVADINAYTDTLSFTNGVELSVGEATGDVDETALRRIQIREAIKAHFDKEQTLFHQGIKVLTLFFIDSVAKYRCYDSKAGEGRAVADPESGGSAGEYAQIFAEEYNNQLNEVLTLDDNPYNAYLRGIATAKTHQGYFSIDKKSQHLIDPATGKKSSDTDDVDAYDLILRNKEQLLKFEEPVRFIFSHSALREGWDNPNVFVICTLKHSDNTTTRRQEVGRGMRLSVNQSGERMDNPATVHDVNVLTVVTSESYTEFVTALQSEISSALSARPRIADEKYFTGKILKTESGPVEVTPQLAKQIYKYLLKNDYTDADDNITAAYHLARKEGNLAELPAELQIYGEPVWQLIDSVFSDEQLPDIENGRKTKFNELNDNFYKQEFKELWQRINHKAAYTVEFATTELVSKCILELDKELKVSPLLYTVASGIQANQVTYDAIKAGESFVTIQNHTGKLDGSIHSAVKYDLIGKLTAETKLTRQTIAKILQGINAKVFGQYQINPEHFIAKAAKLINEQKAAVIVEHLSYDTIAETHSLDIFTQNRAKLDFSKAGSKLNRHIYDYVFTDSKTERSFVEELDVSAEVVVYAKLPKGFYIPTPVGDYNPDWAIAFKQGTVKHIYFIAETKGSMSSMELRAIEKSKIACADKFFTEINNKIGSEQVKYGVVDNYAKLMDLCMSTE, translated from the coding sequence ATGAAACTGAAGTTTAAAAAGCAAGCGTTTCAATCCCACGCCGTGGCCGCTGTGGTGGACTGTTTTAGCGGTCAGCCGAATACCCAGGGTATTGAATACCGGATTGATCCCGGCAGTAATCAAACAACGCCCCAAACCAGCCTGTTTGAAGATGCAGGCTTCAGAAATAACGCCTTGGCTATCACTGCCACCAGCTTACTGGACAATATCCGCCACATACAGCGTCAGCAAAATCTGCCTGAATCGGTGGATTTAGTTGTCGATAAAAAAACCGGCTGCAATATCAATCTGGATATTGAAATGGAAACCGGTACTGGCAAAACCTATTGCTATATCAAAACCCTGTTTGAGCTTAACAAACGCTATGGCTGGAGCAAATACATCATTGTGGTGCCGAGTATCGCGATTCGCGAAGGAGTATACAAATCCCTGCAAATCACCGCCGAACATTTTTTAGAAGAATACGGCAAAAAAGCCCGGTTTTTTATTTACAACTCCAAGCAGTTACATAATTTGGAAAGTTTCTCAGCCGATGCCGGCATTAATGTGATGATTATTAACGTGCAGGCGTTTAATGCCACCGGCAGGGATAACCGGCGGATTTATGATGAACTGGACGATTTTCAGTCACGCAAACCCATTGATGTCATTGCCGCCAATCGGCCTATTTTGATCCTGGATGAACCGCAAAAAATGGCAGGACTCAAAACCCTGGAGTCATTCAGGAATTTTCAGGCTTTGATGATTTTACGCTATTCCGCCACCCATAAGACCGAATACCATAAAGTTTACCGGCTGGATGCACTGGATGCCTATCAGCAAAAACTGGTAAAAAAAATCGCTGTGCGCGGTATTGCCGTCAAAAACCTGGCAGGAACCCACGCCTATTTATATCTGGGCAGTATTGATATTTCCAGCAGCAAGCCGCCAGTTGTCAAACTAGAGCTGGAGATTAAACTAAGCAGCGGTATTAAGCGAGTGGTGCGCAAGCTTAACAAAGGCGATAACCTGTTTGATCTGTCCGGCGGCCTGGATCAATATAAAGGTTATGTGGTCGCGGATATTAATGCCTATACCGATACGCTTAGTTTTACCAATGGCGTGGAGCTATCGGTTGGTGAGGCGACGGGGGATGTTGACGAAACTGCCTTGCGCCGGATTCAAATCCGGGAGGCGATTAAAGCGCATTTTGACAAAGAACAGACGCTGTTTCATCAAGGTATTAAAGTGTTAACGCTGTTCTTTATTGATAGCGTAGCCAAATACCGTTGTTACGACAGCAAGGCTGGCGAAGGTCGGGCAGTTGCCGATCCCGAAAGCGGCGGTTCTGCCGGGGAATATGCGCAGATTTTTGCAGAAGAGTATAACAACCAGCTAAACGAGGTTTTGACGCTGGATGACAATCCCTATAACGCCTATCTACGTGGCATTGCTACCGCCAAAACTCATCAGGGCTATTTTTCCATCGACAAAAAGAGCCAACATCTGATTGATCCGGCAACCGGTAAAAAATCCAGCGATACTGACGATGTGGATGCTTACGATCTGATTTTGCGCAATAAAGAACAATTGCTTAAGTTTGAGGAACCGGTGCGGTTTATTTTCTCGCATTCCGCATTGCGTGAAGGCTGGGACAACCCGAATGTGTTTGTCATCTGTACCTTAAAGCACAGCGATAACACTACCACCCGCCGTCAGGAAGTTGGTCGCGGTATGCGCCTGTCGGTCAATCAAAGCGGCGAGCGGATGGATAACCCGGCAACAGTACATGATGTCAATGTGCTGACCGTGGTTACCAGCGAAAGTTACACAGAGTTTGTGACGGCTTTGCAAAGCGAAATCAGCAGTGCTTTGTCGGCCAGGCCACGGATTGCCGATGAAAAATATTTTACCGGCAAAATCCTTAAAACCGAGTCCGGCCCGGTTGAAGTAACGCCGCAACTTGCCAAGCAAATTTACAAATATTTGCTGAAAAACGATTACACGGATGCGGATGACAACATTACGGCGGCCTATCACCTTGCCCGTAAAGAAGGCAATCTTGCCGAGTTACCCGCTGAATTGCAGATATATGGAGAGCCGGTTTGGCAATTGATTGACAGTGTATTTAGTGATGAGCAACTTCCCGATATTGAAAATGGGCGCAAGACTAAATTCAATGAGCTTAACGATAACTTTTACAAGCAGGAATTTAAAGAATTATGGCAGCGGATCAACCATAAAGCTGCCTATACCGTGGAATTTGCCACAACGGAACTGGTGAGTAAATGTATCCTGGAACTGGATAAAGAACTCAAGGTCAGCCCCTTGCTGTACACGGTGGCAAGCGGCATACAAGCAAATCAGGTTACTTATGATGCTATAAAAGCCGGTGAAAGTTTTGTGACCATTCAAAATCATACCGGCAAACTGGATGGCTCGATACATTCTGCTGTTAAATACGATTTGATAGGCAAATTGACGGCAGAAACAAAACTCACCCGCCAGACTATTGCAAAGATTCTACAAGGTATTAACGCTAAGGTATTTGGCCAATATCAAATCAATCCTGAACATTTTATCGCTAAGGCGGCAAAACTAATCAATGAACAGAAAGCCGCTGTTATTGTGGAGCATTTAAGCTATGACACCATAGCAGAAACTCATAGCCTGGATATTTTTACCCAGAACAGAGCCAAGCTGGACTTCAGCAAAGCCGGCAGTAAATTAAACCGGCATATTTACGATTATGTGTTTACTGATTCTAAAACTGAACGCAGTTTCGTTGAGGAACTGGATGTAAGCGCCGAGGTCGTGGTTTATGCCAAGCTGCCGAAAGGCTTTTATATTCCGACGCCGGTAGGCGATTATAACCCGGATTGGGCTATCGCTTTTAAACAGGGCACAGTTAAACATATCTATTTTATCGCTGAAACCAAAGGCTCTATGTCCTCAATGGAATTGAGAGCTATCGAGAAATCAAAAATTGCCTGCGCAGATAAGTTTTTCACGGAAATTAATAACAAAATCGGTAGTGAGCAGGTTAAATATGGTGTTGTGGATAATTATGCAAAATTGATGGACTTGTGCATGAGCACAGAGTGA
- a CDS encoding type II toxin-antitoxin system VapC family toxin: MNLLLDTHILLWTLAKPKQLPKKAAEAIYLADTVFFSPVNLWEIGIKSTIWPEFGIKRIEDIHAGALKSNLQELVITASDTMLATQLAMIHRDPFDRLLIAQSHNKQYQLVTVDDKIAQYQLPYIMSV; the protein is encoded by the coding sequence ATGAATTTGCTGCTGGATACCCATATTTTGCTTTGGACTTTAGCAAAACCAAAGCAATTACCTAAAAAAGCGGCTGAAGCTATTTATCTTGCAGACACCGTGTTTTTTAGCCCTGTTAATCTATGGGAGATTGGTATCAAATCCACTATTTGGCCGGAGTTTGGAATTAAGCGAATTGAGGATATTCATGCCGGTGCACTTAAGTCCAACTTACAAGAATTGGTGATAACGGCTTCTGATACCATGTTAGCCACACAGTTAGCAATGATACATCGTGACCCCTTTGATCGCTTATTGATTGCCCAATCCCATAACAAACAATATCAGTTAGTCACGGTGGATGACAAAATCGCTCAATATCAATTGCCTTATATCATGAGCGTTTAA
- a CDS encoding DUF2281 domain-containing protein produces the protein MSHIQEISTQCQTLSEDLQKQVLDFIYFLEARYTQKQSTEDVNALTDAELEQACGILKASHGVSLEQIDHKKRNPVILGLMAEEFAIPDDFDKPLPEKLINEFYTDDL, from the coding sequence ATGAGTCATATTCAGGAAATAAGCACCCAATGCCAAACCCTGTCGGAAGATTTACAAAAACAGGTGCTGGACTTTATCTATTTTTTAGAAGCCAGGTACACGCAGAAGCAAAGTACGGAAGATGTTAATGCCTTGACTGATGCCGAACTTGAACAGGCTTGCGGCATTTTAAAAGCATCTCATGGCGTCAGTCTGGAGCAGATCGATCATAAAAAGCGTAATCCGGTTATTTTAGGGCTAATGGCAGAGGAGTTTGCTATTCCAGATGATTTTGACAAACCTTTGCCCGAAAAACTTATCAATGAATTTTATACGGACGATTTATGA